The genomic segment GGTCGTCGTCTGTGTGATTACTTCCAATCTCAGAAGAGCCGAGTCTCCTGGAAATGTGCTTCTGGAAAAAGGCGAGGCAAATCTTCCCAGACAGAGCGTAGTGAATATTTCCCAGATATTCACAATAGATAAAAGGGATTTATCTGAGAAAATCGGCGAACTTTCTCCCCTGCGAATCCGCCAGATTCTTGACGGTATCCGTCTGCTTACAGAGTCTCGTGATATTGATGATACAGATTATGAGGAGATATTATGAAGCCTTTAAAAATTATGCTTGACTTTTCCATAAAAATCAGTGGGTTTTCACTCACTCACTCACCAGAAGTACGCCCTCACTTTGTAGAAACCGTTCAAGCCCCCTGCCTGTTTTACGCCGGTCGTTCTCCGCCTTTGCGGCATAAGGAGAGCGTCCGGCGTTTTTTTTTACCATTTAATTTTTACACTCTTCAACAGACAGAAAGGAGTTTTGAAATGAAAAAAAACTTTTTTATACTGATATTTTTTGCAGTTTTTCTTTTTTATTGCGTCAGCAGTACAATAACCAGCATAAACTGTTTTGCTGTGGCGGCCTTTCCCGAAATCAATCTGAAACAGGGTTCAGCAGATATAGCCTCTGGGGGTTCCTATGATTTCGGAAACGAGGCTGTGGGCAGTGACAGCGGGGCTGTCACATTTACCATTGAAAATACCGGACTTAACTACCTGTACCTGGAAGGTAGTCCGCAAATTGACATATCCGGTACCAATGCGGCTGATTTTACAGTGGATGCAGCTTTGATACCTGATAAGGTTGAACCATTGGGATCCACGACATTCACAGTAACATTTGCACCTTCTTCTATTGGAGCAAAGACCGCAACCATCACAATTCTAAGCGACGACATTGATGAGGCAAGCTACACGGTTACGCTGAACGGCACGGGAACGTCATCTGCCGCGAATACCGTTGAAATGACCTATCTTTTTAATGTCAATGACACGGAAGCGGGAAAATATGTCCCGCTTGTGGCATATATCAAAAATATCGGTACAGAGGCTCTTTCCGCAACTGCACTTGTTGAATTTTATGTGGACGGTCCAGACGGATTTACAGACGGTCTTGTGGGAACAGCCAGTGCAG from the Desulfonema limicola genome contains:
- a CDS encoding type II toxin-antitoxin system PemK/MazF family toxin translates to MVIRQGDVFWIDFDEPSGSEPGWCHPHVVIQNNVFNKSRINTVVVCVITSNLRRAESPGNVLLEKGEANLPRQSVVNISQIFTIDKRDLSEKIGELSPLRIRQILDGIRLLTESRDIDDTDYEEIL
- a CDS encoding choice-of-anchor D domain-containing protein, encoding MKKNFFILIFFAVFLFYCVSSTITSINCFAVAAFPEINLKQGSADIASGGSYDFGNEAVGSDSGAVTFTIENTGLNYLYLEGSPQIDISGTNAADFTVDAALIPDKVEPLGSTTFTVTFAPSSIGAKTATITILSDDIDEASYTVTLNGTGTSSAANTVEMTYLFNVNDTEAGKYVPLVAYIKNIGTEALSATALVEFYVDGPDGFTDGLVGTASAAGLKAGYPMNAYLNWKIPETAPGGIYTYTAQAVDGAAALSEFSDGINFNVASIAAYTAEVLRIMPASATDPAPATLKVLVRNKDTAALTGTVKFYVDSAEVGTAAITNLAAGRYLWYTFSWDTAGKTGSHTYNAQVFNASDAAISKMSSSTGITVY